The Rutidosis leptorrhynchoides isolate AG116_Rl617_1_P2 unplaced genomic scaffold, CSIRO_AGI_Rlap_v1 contig167, whole genome shotgun sequence genomic sequence ATGATACAAAAGAATGAAGATATTTGGGGACCAGACGTGCACGAGTTCAATCCTGAGAGATTTTCACGGGGAGTTCTTGGGGCCAGCAAGATTGAAATTGCACAAGCTTATATGCCATTTGGAATCGGGCCTCGTATCTGTGCCGGACAACAGTTTGCCATGTTAGAGATGAAAGTCATTTTATCTCTCATTCTGTCTAAACTTTCATTCTCCCTCTCGCCTTCACTCCCCCTTCATTTAGGTTGGTTATTGAGCCTGATGATGGAGTAAGCCTATGTGTGAAGAGGGTATAACTTGTTGAAAAACAAAATTGTAGACTTACTTGCAGATGTAGCAAGTGAGAACCTGTGCTGAATAATTCTTTTCAAAAGGAAAACCTTTTGAAATGATCTTTGTTTTAGCTTAAACATTGAAGCAAGTAACAACAGCCAACAGGTTTATGAGTAAACCCTCGACTTCAAGAGAAAGAGTACCAAAATTCTAATTTCTTTAGAAGTTATTATTTTGACATATTACTACTCTACTACACAATATGGTCTAAGTATGTCTTTATTTAGCGAAGAAAAACATATTCATCAATTCATATCCATGGGTAATGCTTCAGCTCAGATGAATGGTAGCTATAGGTTACTACTGTATGATACTTTTGAAGTGTTAATTGCAATTaccaaaaagaaaaaggaaaaaaaaaaaaaaaaggaagtgtAAATTGTAGCTTCAAATGACAGCTTCATCCAGAAAGATATGCCGGAGTAGTCCGGGGTTAGTACCAGGTAAAATATTATGCATTTACATGATCAAAACATTGGAATTTCATAACCACAAGGCAAATCTGGTTTCATAACCAACATCCATGTACATAAATGTGCAGTGACATGCATTACAGCCAAGTATAAGCACATTAGTGATTTTTGACGATCAACTATTATTGAATTCCTCTCTAAGTTAGAGAAAAGGAGTTAGAGAAGCAGAGTACAATGTCTAAGTCTACCAGGAATTTGTAGTGTACATGTAAGAGTTCCAAGAACAAACTTTAAGAGAATAAAGACCTAGTCTTGTTACGTTCCAATCTAGCTTCCCTCTGTAAACCAAGATAAAGAAATAAGAATATATCAGACAGATAAACGCCTCCAAGCTGCTGATAAATAACAACTCATCAGACATACACAGTAGTGCTGAAAGTTGAGAAGATGGATTAATTACCTCTTTTTCTTGCATTCCTTGTAAACATCGAAATGTTGTTGGCATTTTACTCTTGTCAGCAATATTTTCTTCTAGACCTATGATTAAATTGGCCACAGAATCAGATTTTGAAACTACTCTAACAAGTCAAAGTCTTGAAGCCAAATAGAAAAAGGGAACACATAAGAACAGTATAAACGATCGAATAATGCATTTTTTGACatagaaaaagaaataaaataGAAATCAATGGACGTGACGAGAGAAGAAGATAAAGAAGCAAACTTACATTTGAGCGACGCAGTGTATTGAGGGAAACATTGAGAATCAGCAATTCGAGC encodes the following:
- the LOC139881505 gene encoding LOW QUALITY PROTEIN: cytochrome c oxidase-assembly factor COX23, mitochondrial-like (The sequence of the model RefSeq protein was modified relative to this genomic sequence to represent the inferred CDS: deleted 1 base in 1 codon), coding for METKAAYPSAARIADSQCFPQYTASLKCLEENIADKSKCQQHFDVYKECKKKREARLERNKTRSLFS